Proteins from one Acidobacteriota bacterium genomic window:
- a CDS encoding nucleotidyl transferase AbiEii/AbiGii toxin family protein, with protein HVGTLDVDVSLDAEALGDGEYATLIDALRGHGYDQRDELRRFQLVRQVPVEDGGAPIDVIVDFLMPRDAEIVKNDPPLISDFAVQRADGADLALRFYQFVAISGPMPAGGTNRVEIAVCSIPALLAMKGHALAGRYKQKDAYDVYYCIRNYPGGPEALAEACRPLLEHASGDAGYRLIAGKFDTVDGFGPTCVRRFVENTNVLGDRSPEQWQQDAFGQVDACLQALGLRD; from the coding sequence GCACGTCGGCACGCTCGACGTGGACGTCAGTTTGGACGCCGAAGCCTTGGGTGATGGCGAATACGCCACCCTGATCGATGCCTTGCGTGGCCACGGCTACGACCAGCGCGATGAGTTGCGACGTTTCCAACTCGTGCGCCAGGTTCCCGTCGAAGATGGCGGCGCTCCCATCGACGTCATCGTTGACTTCCTGATGCCGCGTGATGCCGAGATCGTCAAGAACGACCCGCCATTGATCAGCGACTTCGCGGTGCAACGAGCCGACGGCGCGGACTTGGCCCTCCGCTTCTATCAGTTCGTGGCCATATCCGGACCGATGCCAGCCGGCGGTACGAACCGGGTCGAGATCGCGGTCTGCTCTATTCCGGCCCTCCTTGCGATGAAGGGGCATGCCCTCGCTGGGCGCTATAAGCAGAAAGACGCCTACGACGTCTACTACTGCATCCGAAACTACCCCGGTGGACCTGAAGCGCTTGCCGAAGCATGCCGGCCGCTTCTTGAACATGCGAGCGGTGACGCAGGCTACCGCCTCATTGCCGGCAAGTTCGATACCGTTGATGGCTTTGGGCCAACATGTGTGCGCCGATTCGTCGAAAACACCAATGTGCTCGGCGACCGCAGTCCGGAACAGTGGCAGCAGGACGCCTTCGGCCAGGTTGACGCGTGTCTGCAGGCGCTCGGTCTGAGAGACTGA
- a CDS encoding HNH endonuclease signature motif containing protein: protein MHYWWVNQNQTYRAEIRGCFMWSPKQNANGARNQFYENMREVSPGDVVFSFCDTHIKAIGVVTGRGQTGPKPDFGTAGSNWSQEGWYVPVEYWTLDNQIRPKDHIAILRPFLPSKYSPLQENGDGLQSVYLAQLPEALADALIGLIGQAYWDAHAAIADFQRTPDPTDLDDTIADREMIGPTFREQLVRARRGQGVFRSNVLLRETFCRVTRVDVPRHLNASHMKPWRDATDTERLDGANGLLLSPHIDHLFDEGYITFSTSQELVIVPEVRDKLLDAWGIDAGVRVGEFSREQGAYLDYHRANVFKHQLLGR from the coding sequence ATGCATTACTGGTGGGTCAACCAGAACCAGACGTACCGGGCTGAGATCCGCGGGTGCTTCATGTGGTCGCCGAAGCAGAACGCGAACGGAGCCCGCAACCAGTTCTACGAGAACATGCGCGAAGTGTCGCCAGGCGACGTCGTGTTCTCGTTCTGCGACACGCACATCAAGGCCATTGGTGTCGTGACTGGACGAGGACAGACCGGTCCAAAGCCAGACTTTGGAACGGCCGGATCGAACTGGTCACAAGAGGGTTGGTACGTGCCGGTCGAATACTGGACTCTGGATAATCAGATCCGGCCGAAAGACCACATCGCGATCCTGCGACCCTTCTTGCCATCCAAATACTCACCCCTTCAGGAGAACGGTGACGGGCTGCAGTCCGTCTACCTCGCCCAGTTGCCCGAGGCCCTTGCGGACGCTCTCATCGGGCTCATTGGTCAAGCGTACTGGGACGCGCACGCGGCGATTGCTGACTTCCAGCGCACGCCAGACCCCACCGACCTCGACGACACGATCGCCGATCGCGAGATGATCGGTCCGACGTTTCGGGAGCAGTTGGTCAGAGCCAGGCGCGGCCAAGGCGTATTCAGGTCCAACGTGCTGCTGCGGGAGACGTTCTGCCGAGTCACGAGGGTGGATGTGCCGCGGCACCTTAATGCAAGTCACATGAAGCCCTGGCGCGATGCGACGGACACCGAACGTCTCGACGGCGCCAACGGCTTGCTTCTATCACCGCACATCGATCACCTGTTCGATGAAGGCTACATCACGTTTTCCACGAGCCAAGAGCTGGTGATCGTTCCAGAGGTCAGAGATAAGTTGCTGGATGCCTGGGGCATCGACGCCGGCGTGCGCGTCGGCGAGTTCTCGAGAGAACAGGGCGCCTACTTGGACTACCACCGCGCGAACGTCTTTAAGCATCAACTCCTCGGAAGATAA
- a CDS encoding type II toxin-antitoxin system PemK/MazF family toxin: MNEGDVVLVVLPQADGKPKNRPAAALRRMPPFGDWLVCGITTRQRHEVEGFDDPIRPEDDDYFASGLKAPSVIRLGFLAVLPENRLLGTIGSIAPARHQRLLDRLCEHLSKNQRPDPPEQSAR, from the coding sequence GTGAACGAGGGGGATGTCGTTCTCGTGGTACTGCCCCAGGCGGATGGCAAGCCGAAGAACAGGCCCGCCGCTGCTCTCCGCAGGATGCCGCCGTTTGGCGACTGGCTTGTGTGCGGTATTACGACCCGGCAGCGTCACGAGGTTGAGGGCTTTGACGATCCGATTCGCCCCGAAGACGACGATTACTTCGCGAGCGGATTGAAGGCGCCGTCAGTGATCCGGCTTGGTTTTCTCGCGGTCCTTCCCGAGAACCGTCTGCTGGGCACGATCGGCTCGATCGCCCCGGCCCGCCACCAGCGATTGCTGGATCGGCTCTGCGAACACCTGTCGAAGAACCAGAGACCTGACCCGCCTGAGCAGTCTGCGCGCTGA